AACTCGTCCAGGAGTCGGCGCTGCAGTTCCTCCCACACGCCCGCTCGCGTCCACTCCTCCAGCCGGCGCCAGGCAGTCATCCCGGAGAGGCCGAATTGCTTGCGAGGCAGCATCTCCCAAGGGATTCCGCTGCGAAGCACGAAGACGATGGCCTCCAGGGCCGCGCGGTCATCTGCACGAGGACGTCCGGACTTCTTCTTTGGCTTCGGTGCTGGCAGCAGCGGGGCCACACGCTGCCAAAATGCGTCGGGGACGAGCTCTCGGACCATTTCCGAAAGGTGGGCATGCGCAGGACAGGCGACCACTCCAGGGCAAGCGACTACTCCAGCCCTTACTTTCGTTAGGTGCTCTAAGCTTGAGTGGCACTGATGAAGGCGTTCACCACTGTGTCTGCCGGCAGGCAGCCGACACGCCCGCCAAGACGGTTTATTAACAGAGGCCAGCCCTGGAGGGAGCATCTGCTCAATTCTACCGACAATCCGTCATATTAGCATTTCCTCGTGCAGGAGGCGCTAAACCAACGATCTCGATTCTCGAACGGCCTCAGGCAGAGCGTCTGAGGTCGCCTCGGCGCAGGGATGGACTGGCGGAGCGCTGGACATTGCGAGCGGAGAGGTAGGCATGCACGCGGGCCATGAGGCGGGCCATGGTGCGGCAGCGGTGATTGCGGGTGACGTTTGCGTGCAGGTCGAGCCACACCCGCTCGATGCGATTGCCCTGGGGGCAGTACGGCGGCAGAAAATGGAGGACGAATCGTCCGCCGAGCTGCGCGAGGGCCTTGAGCGTCTTCTTGCTGGAGTGGACAGAGGCGTTGTCGAGGACGAGGTGGATACGGCGAGCCCGCCGGTACTGGCTTGCCAGACGCCACAGCAACTGGATGAAGAGGGCACTTGCCTTGGACTTGCCTTCCACCCACGTCAGCTGCCCCGTGCGAGTATTGAGCGCTCCAGCCAAGTAGCGCTTCTGGTTGTTGCCGGGCGTCACCACCACCCGTCGCTGCCCAGGCAGACACCAGTCGCGCCCCACCTTTGGGTTGAGGTGGATGTCGACCTCGTCCACGTGAAGCACGGGCTCGTGGGCAGGCCCAAACACCTCGAGACACTTCAGCTCGTAGAGCCGACGGCGTCGCTTCCAGTCGCGCCAGGGACATTCGACGACGGGCTTGGCCGCCTTGAGCCGGGCGCCGAGCGAGGCGAGCGTGCGCCCCATGGTCGCCACGGACACGCGCACCTGGCCTCGGCGGGCCAGTTCCTGGCACAGCAACTCCCGGGTCCAGGTGGGGCGACACCACCCCCAATCCTCGGGCGTGCCCTCCAGCGCCCGGACGAGCCTCTCGCGGAACCGCTCGTCCACCTTGGCGCGTCCGTTGCCCTCCCGTCTATCTCGAAGGGCCTGGCGCCCACCCTCCCGGTAGCGTCGTACTGCGACCACCACTGTCGAGGTGGCGCATTCCAGCGCCTTGGCAGCGGCGCGACACGACGCTCCACGCCCAACGGCCGCGACTGACAGGCACCTCCGATAGGTGAGCGGGCAGCCACTCTTGGCCGCCCACCGAAGCAGCGCCTGCCGCTGCTTCCTCTTCAACCACTGCCTACCTTTGCCCTCGGGCAGGGCCTTCTCGCTCTCAGGTCTTCTGCGCACACAGAGCCGAACGGGAGGTGCCCCTGCTCTCTCTTCCCGCTCCCCCTGCGCCCGCTTGCTCTCCAACCTGATCGAGATTCACGAACCTCGGTTTAGGCGGTTTCCACACTTTATCAGGACGAGGTAGCACGATGGCGAGCGTTGCGGAGACCATCCGCCGACATCAAGGTGAAATTATCCGACTGTGGTCCGAGCAGGCAGCCCGCGCCGCGTCCGCCCGCGGGCTGGACGCGCCTGAGTTCAAGAACATCATGCCTGTCTACCTTGCCTCGCTCGCTGAAGAGGAAGGGGCGCCCGATGGGCCTGCCCACGCGCGGCAGGCGCACGTCGAGACGCATGTGGCCGCCCGCCTCCGGCAGGGCTTCAATGTGGCGGAGGTCATCGAGGAGTTCGCCATCCTGGGACGGTGCATCGCCAGCATGTGGGCGAACGCATCGCCTGAAGCCTACCCCAGCGCCCTTGACGTCGAGCGGCTCTTCACCGAGCTGCATGCAGCTTCGACCGCCGTGTCGGAACTCTTCAGCCGTCACCTGCTGGAGGATGAGCAGACGGAGAAGCGGTACCTGCGACTGCTCCAGAAGGTGGCCAGTGAGGCGCTCGTCGGCAGGGATGCGGCATCCCTGCACGACCACTTGAAGGATGTCCTCGAGTTAATCATCGAGGCGATGAGCGCCCAGAGTGGTGCCGTGCTCCTTTATGAGGCTGAGGGGGAACAGCTCGTCACCGCGGCCGCCGCGGGATTGGCGAGCGAGCAGCTCGAGCACTACGCAACCTCCATCAATCCTGCGTCCTTTCCTGGCAGGGTTGCCGCTGGGGGCGAGGAGACCAGCTCGGTACTGGATACCGAGACGACGTCGCTCGAGGTGAGCCCCACACTGCGTCAGAACGGGCTGCGGTCGCTGCTCGGGGTTCGGCTCCCCTCCCACCGCGCGCTGGTAGGCATCATGTATGTCGGCCTTGCCGAGGTCCGAGAATTCACCGCTCGCGAGAAGGCGCGGCTCCTGTCTCTGGGTCAGCAGCTGAGCGTCCACATGGACAACGCCAAGCTGTACGCGAATCTACGCGAGAAAATCGAAGCGTTGCAGGCCGAGCGAGCGCTTCGTGAACACTTCGTCTCGGTGCTCGCTCATGACCTTCGTGGACCGCTGTCAGCG
This genomic stretch from Myxococcus virescens harbors:
- a CDS encoding transposase, which encodes MVRELVPDAFWQRVAPLLPAPKPKKKSGRPRADDRAALEAIVFVLRSGIPWEMLPRKQFGLSGMTAWRRLEEWTRAGVWEELQRRLLDE
- a CDS encoding sensor histidine kinase; the protein is MASVAETIRRHQGEIIRLWSEQAARAASARGLDAPEFKNIMPVYLASLAEEEGAPDGPAHARQAHVETHVAARLRQGFNVAEVIEEFAILGRCIASMWANASPEAYPSALDVERLFTELHAASTAVSELFSRHLLEDEQTEKRYLRLLQKVASEALVGRDAASLHDHLKDVLELIIEAMSAQSGAVLLYEAEGEQLVTAAAAGLASEQLEHYATSINPASFPGRVAAGGEETSSVLDTETTSLEVSPTLRQNGLRSLLGVRLPSHRALVGIMYVGLAEVREFTAREKARLLSLGQQLSVHMDNAKLYANLREKIEALQAERALREHFVSVLAHDLRGPLSAAKSGAQLLMRHPERLDQRRDLALRIDRNIERTDQMVRDLLDANRIQAGQRLPLRLDTCDLGGVAQEVVEDLIALHGERFMLHAEERVRGVWSAEELHRALWNLGSNAIKYGSATEPITFTVTRTGDTAQASVHNRGPVIALTDQEQIFKPFTRTQSAQEGTSKGWGLGLTLVWGCAQAHGGSVTVQSDAATGTTFTLTLPLDARPYQPREP
- a CDS encoding IS630 family transposase — protein: MRRRPESEKALPEGKGRQWLKRKQRQALLRWAAKSGCPLTYRRCLSVAAVGRGASCRAAAKALECATSTVVVAVRRYREGGRQALRDRREGNGRAKVDERFRERLVRALEGTPEDWGWCRPTWTRELLCQELARRGQVRVSVATMGRTLASLGARLKAAKPVVECPWRDWKRRRRLYELKCLEVFGPAHEPVLHVDEVDIHLNPKVGRDWCLPGQRRVVVTPGNNQKRYLAGALNTRTGQLTWVEGKSKASALFIQLLWRLASQYRRARRIHLVLDNASVHSSKKTLKALAQLGGRFVLHFLPPYCPQGNRIERVWLDLHANVTRNHRCRTMARLMARVHAYLSARNVQRSASPSLRRGDLRRSA